A genome region from Arachidicoccus soli includes the following:
- a CDS encoding FecR family protein, which yields MNKKYLTDLYMRYLSNHCEKEDIHELLTYFGEIDEEKLFKLVLNEFELVDEKEEDAINNEEKIKLSKIYNVVKKGINKKNKKDNNRRLYIIRFSVAALFVLLIGGAMLWHLFYQPIQTLPKQLISKSQVNDISPGHFGATLHLSNGQTIMLDSTQNGTLAKQGSGVQIIKNNGQIKYAGASNKLIYNTITTGSGREYKLILSDGTKVWLNSESSLTYPISFTGKTRTVQVSGEAYFEVVHNAKQPFQVKVKNQLIEDIGTSFNVESYANEIVTKTTLVEGSIKVSKDKQSIILKPGQQAETGDQIGLNKNVNIAEEIAWKNGYFIFQQTSLKQIMQQISRWYNVSIEYRGNIQPSLFTGKIPRTMQASKVLEVLEQAGVHFKIEKIPEQGNQGNIIVIP from the coding sequence ATGAACAAGAAATACCTTACGGATTTGTACATGCGTTATCTATCTAATCATTGTGAAAAAGAAGACATCCATGAACTCTTGACATATTTTGGGGAAATTGATGAAGAAAAGCTATTTAAACTTGTATTAAACGAGTTTGAATTGGTAGATGAAAAAGAAGAGGATGCTATCAATAATGAAGAAAAAATTAAGTTATCCAAGATTTATAATGTCGTAAAAAAGGGGATAAACAAAAAAAATAAGAAGGATAATAATAGGCGATTATACATTATTCGCTTTTCGGTAGCCGCTCTTTTTGTATTACTCATTGGAGGTGCCATGTTATGGCATCTATTCTATCAGCCCATACAAACTTTGCCAAAGCAGCTAATAAGCAAGAGTCAAGTAAATGATATTTCTCCGGGGCATTTCGGCGCCACCCTTCATTTATCAAATGGTCAAACAATTATGTTAGACTCTACTCAAAATGGAACTTTAGCGAAACAAGGTTCTGGTGTGCAAATAATAAAAAATAATGGACAGATAAAATATGCTGGAGCTTCAAATAAATTGATTTATAATACTATAACCACGGGATCAGGAAGAGAATATAAATTAATTTTATCTGATGGTACCAAAGTTTGGCTGAATTCAGAATCAAGTCTGACTTATCCAATCAGTTTTACAGGTAAAACAAGAACTGTTCAAGTTTCTGGCGAAGCCTATTTTGAAGTAGTTCATAATGCAAAGCAACCATTTCAAGTAAAAGTAAAAAATCAGTTGATAGAAGACATTGGGACTTCTTTCAATGTAGAATCCTATGCTAATGAAATAGTGACAAAAACGACATTAGTTGAAGGCAGTATAAAGGTTTCCAAAGATAAACAATCCATCATCTTAAAACCAGGGCAGCAAGCGGAAACTGGGGACCAAATAGGTTTAAATAAAAATGTAAATATAGCGGAAGAAATAGCATGGAAAAATGGATATTTCATTTTTCAACAAACCAGCTTAAAACAAATAATGCAGCAAATAAGCCGATGGTATAATGTGTCAATAGAATATAGGGGAAACATTCAACCAAGTCTGTTTACTGGAAAAATTCCACGCACAATGCAGGCTTCAAAAGTTTTAGAGGTTTTGGAGCAAGCTGGTGTTCATTTCAAAATTGAGAAAATACCTGAACAAGGGAATCAAGGTAATATAATTGTAATACCATAA
- a CDS encoding IS4 family transposase — translation MKGESVLSLKRYIKTYIIDINVLLADSRLSSKDLMRLYILDSTTISLFKAILKGAGRNPKEGQKKGGIKAHTIIKASEHVPCLIRFSAAARHDHNYLKEVHKLPKGSIIAFDKGYVDYAQYEEFSERGIVYVTRLKDNATYSSIKELYIPDSADNGVIKDEKVELTFDQNGTECKHIARKIAFWDNENERVFEFLCNDFDLLAEQIALIYQKRWQIELLFRQLKQNFPLKYFIGDNENAIEIQIWAAMLANLLLSIVKSKIKRKWAFSNMVSVVRQMLMSYISIYKFLEDPEGAWNKIIKAKEKKYENSLFPQTRGAYI, via the coding sequence ATGAAAGGAGAATCAGTACTGTCTTTGAAGAGATATATCAAGACGTATATAATCGACATCAACGTGCTTTTAGCGGACAGCCGTTTAAGCAGTAAAGATCTAATGCGTCTTTATATATTGGATTCTACGACCATCTCTTTGTTTAAAGCTATTTTGAAGGGAGCCGGGCGTAATCCCAAAGAGGGGCAGAAAAAGGGCGGGATAAAAGCACATACAATTATTAAGGCAAGTGAGCATGTTCCCTGTCTGATTCGTTTCAGCGCGGCAGCGCGGCATGACCATAATTACTTAAAGGAGGTGCATAAGCTACCAAAGGGATCCATTATTGCTTTTGACAAGGGTTATGTGGATTATGCCCAATATGAAGAGTTTAGCGAAAGGGGTATTGTGTATGTCACCCGTTTAAAGGATAATGCGACCTATAGCTCCATAAAGGAGTTATATATTCCTGACTCAGCAGACAATGGGGTGATAAAGGATGAAAAAGTGGAGCTGACATTTGATCAGAACGGCACAGAATGTAAGCACATAGCACGTAAGATTGCGTTTTGGGATAATGAGAATGAAAGAGTATTTGAATTTTTGTGTAATGATTTTGATCTATTAGCAGAGCAGATAGCACTGATATACCAGAAGAGATGGCAGATCGAACTACTTTTTCGACAGCTAAAACAGAATTTTCCGTTGAAATACTTTATAGGAGATAATGAGAATGCGATTGAGATACAGATATGGGCAGCTATGTTGGCAAATTTACTTCTCAGCATTGTGAAAAGCAAGATTAAGCGAAAATGGGCTTTCTCCAATATGGTATCTGTTGTCCGTCAGATGCTGATGAGCTATATCAGTATCTATAAATTTTTGGAAGACCCGGAAGGAGCCTGGAATAAGATTATTAAAGCAAAGGAAAAGAAATATGAAAATTCACTTTTCCCTCAAACTAGGGGGGCTTACATTTGA
- a CDS encoding DUF4372 domain-containing protein, whose protein sequence is MFNQLISFLDKGKIRKIARSHRAERYVKKFSTYNHVVVMLFTVFEGYHSIREIVLGLLANAHKLQHLGINYVVKRSTLSEANERRISTVFEEIYQDVYNRHQRAFSGQPFKQ, encoded by the coding sequence ATATTTAATCAGTTAATTAGTTTTTTAGATAAGGGAAAGATAAGGAAAATAGCCAGATCGCATAGAGCAGAGCGTTATGTAAAGAAATTTTCGACTTATAATCATGTAGTTGTGATGCTCTTTACTGTATTTGAAGGATATCATTCGATACGAGAAATCGTCTTAGGGCTATTGGCCAATGCACATAAATTGCAACATTTGGGCATAAATTATGTGGTAAAGCGCAGTACGCTATCCGAAGCGAATGAAAGGAGAATCAGTACTGTCTTTGAAGAGATATATCAAGACGTATATAATCGACATCAACGTGCTTTTAGCGGACAGCCGTTTAAGCAGTAA
- a CDS encoding RNA polymerase sigma factor, with the protein MYNNSRNIINEHEELLSLKNGNEHAFEIIYNRYSLSIYRRLIQMVKIENVAEELTQDVFVKIWEKRHLIDPDQLFFSYLNKIAANLVVDFYRKVSRDERLKKSIADISTKMEEPLDFKIIHEEDISIIQKAIKNLPTQQQNVYELCKIEGHTYEEASRLLGISTATINNHIVRATKSLKNYLNKNYHLVLIIFFISGVR; encoded by the coding sequence ATGTATAATAATTCTAGAAATATTATTAATGAGCATGAGGAGTTATTGTCTTTAAAAAATGGCAATGAACATGCTTTTGAAATAATTTATAACCGTTATAGTTTAAGTATTTACAGACGGTTAATACAAATGGTAAAGATAGAAAATGTAGCGGAAGAATTGACTCAAGACGTGTTTGTTAAAATTTGGGAAAAGCGTCATTTAATTGACCCAGATCAATTATTCTTTTCTTATCTTAATAAAATAGCGGCAAATCTTGTCGTGGATTTTTATAGAAAAGTTTCGCGGGATGAACGCCTCAAGAAATCAATTGCAGATATCAGCACCAAAATGGAAGAGCCACTTGATTTTAAAATAATACATGAAGAAGACATAAGTATAATTCAAAAAGCCATTAAAAATCTGCCGACACAACAGCAAAATGTTTATGAGTTATGTAAAATAGAAGGTCATACATACGAAGAAGCGAGTCGCCTTTTGGGTATTTCTACCGCTACAATTAACAACCATATTGTTAGAGCAACCAAATCTCTCAAGAATTATCTGAATAAAAATTACCATCTTGTCCTAATTATATTTTTTATCAGTGGTGTCCGGTAA
- a CDS encoding nucleotidyl transferase AbiEii/AbiGii toxin family protein → MDKLREVLSFLGVKPIRKQKHHNNTLIYRFDSEGGIPLRLKVEVNCREYHTIYGIQDVIHTMQSEWYTGEVLIPTYELAELLGTKMRALYQRRKGRDLFDMWFAITQTDVDSTRIIEAWKFYMKQEDNSVSQKEFIENMEKKISDQDFLGDMQGLLRPDLSYKITVAYEFIKKRIARNFIT, encoded by the coding sequence ATGGACAAGCTTCGTGAAGTATTATCCTTTCTGGGTGTCAAACCAATACGTAAGCAGAAACACCACAATAATACACTGATTTACCGCTTTGATTCAGAAGGCGGAATTCCATTGAGATTAAAGGTTGAGGTTAATTGTCGGGAATACCATACCATATATGGCATTCAAGATGTAATCCACACTATGCAATCAGAATGGTATACTGGTGAAGTTCTTATACCCACCTATGAATTAGCGGAGTTATTAGGGACTAAAATGCGCGCCCTGTACCAGAGAAGAAAAGGAAGAGACTTGTTTGACATGTGGTTTGCGATCACACAGACTGATGTTGATTCAACAAGAATTATTGAAGCTTGGAAATTTTACATGAAGCAAGAAGATAATAGTGTGTCGCAAAAGGAATTCATAGAAAACATGGAGAAGAAGATTTCCGATCAGGATTTTTTAGGTGATATGCAAGGGTTATTAAGACCTGACCTTTCCTATAAAATTACTGTAGCTTATGAATTTATAAAAAAAAGAATTGCTAGAAATTTTATAACATGA
- a CDS encoding type IV toxin-antitoxin system AbiEi family antitoxin domain-containing protein yields MIGQYGYLEDFIKELRSDGRYAFSLPEVRNKFEQSDEAIKKALQRLKKKGEIALIRNEFYVIITPEYRSKGILPPSLFVSELMKFLEKDYYVGLLNAAAYYGAAHQQPQSFSVITMKPSLRNVDNDNLKINFYIKKEWAKSDIVQKKVDTGYINVSSPELTALDLVNYFEQAGGLNRVATVLEELCESIDADKMLDLAKRYSPITAVQRLGFLLEEILNMRDLSEPIKDYLKTVNYFPVLLRPQKEKPKMITGNDWKVVQNLEIETDL; encoded by the coding sequence ATGATTGGGCAATACGGTTACTTAGAGGACTTTATTAAGGAACTTCGTTCAGATGGAAGGTATGCGTTTTCATTACCGGAAGTTCGGAACAAGTTTGAACAATCCGATGAGGCGATTAAGAAGGCACTACAGCGGCTTAAAAAGAAGGGCGAGATTGCCTTAATAAGAAATGAGTTCTATGTAATCATTACTCCAGAATATCGGAGTAAAGGTATTCTTCCACCATCCTTATTTGTTTCAGAGCTGATGAAATTTTTAGAGAAGGATTATTACGTTGGTCTATTAAATGCAGCCGCTTATTATGGAGCTGCCCACCAGCAACCACAATCTTTTTCGGTAATCACAATGAAACCAAGCTTAAGGAATGTAGATAACGATAACCTGAAAATAAATTTCTACATAAAGAAGGAATGGGCAAAAAGTGATATCGTTCAAAAAAAGGTTGATACAGGATATATAAACGTATCATCTCCGGAGTTAACCGCTTTGGATTTGGTAAATTATTTTGAGCAGGCGGGCGGTCTTAACAGAGTTGCAACAGTGCTAGAAGAACTCTGTGAAAGTATAGATGCTGATAAAATGCTTGACCTAGCAAAACGGTATTCTCCTATAACTGCGGTTCAACGTTTAGGCTTTTTGCTAGAAGAGATTTTGAATATGCGTGATTTGAGCGAACCAATAAAAGACTATTTAAAAACGGTGAATTATTTCCCGGTCTTATTAAGACCGCAAAAGGAAAAGCCCAAGATGATAACCGGTAATGACTGGAAAGTTGTGCAAAATTTAGAAATAGAGACAGATTTATGA
- a CDS encoding acyloxyacyl hydrolase encodes MTLIPAKAGLKYYVPTTNFYVQGTAGAAFLTNKSDVNADKSTAFLYSPQIGYLLNLGNKNYLDLGVNFQSISKINDNGSAISSLGLRIAYNFGL; translated from the coding sequence TTGACTCTAATTCCTGCAAAAGCTGGTTTGAAATATTATGTGCCTACAACTAATTTCTATGTACAAGGTACTGCCGGTGCTGCATTCTTGACAAATAAATCTGATGTAAATGCCGATAAATCAACTGCATTTTTATACAGCCCTCAAATAGGTTATTTATTAAACTTAGGCAACAAAAACTACCTTGATTTAGGTGTTAACTTCCAAAGTATTTCAAAAATCAATGATAATGGAAGTGCAATTAGTTCTCTAGGACTAAGAATTGCCTATAATTTTGGATTGTAA
- a CDS encoding helix-turn-helix domain-containing protein, with protein sequence MNNPPIKTINIDSIYAISSDDIEYVENIPAKYKIDNNSVKDFTILKSNCRLNQGVPYKLDHYAIALCLKGSCQKTMGHHSFKISASTLHITYPGMISVFEDASEDLELYIVLFTKKFVDDLYLKEGVIDSMLNASVDFPPIANLDENNFESIISLLEQMRDEYIKEDSFHIQIIQTLLMQLFYVCGRIFKDYPREDYIKLSRSHHIAQLFKQNVDKHFIEKRTIQEYADLLNISSKHLGEIVKQETHESALRIIHERIYHEALYMLNYTAMSIKEISEYLNFDTPSHFTRFFKQIAGYTPTAFKKAV encoded by the coding sequence ATGAACAATCCTCCTATTAAGACGATTAATATTGATTCAATATATGCCATTTCTTCAGATGATATTGAATATGTAGAGAACATCCCTGCAAAATATAAGATCGACAATAATTCTGTAAAAGATTTTACAATATTAAAATCGAACTGCCGCTTGAATCAAGGTGTTCCTTACAAGCTGGATCATTATGCGATTGCATTATGTTTAAAGGGAAGTTGTCAAAAAACGATGGGACATCATTCCTTTAAGATTTCTGCCAGCACTTTGCATATAACTTATCCAGGAATGATTAGTGTATTTGAAGATGCTTCAGAAGATTTAGAACTTTATATTGTGCTGTTTACAAAAAAGTTTGTGGACGATTTATATCTAAAAGAAGGCGTTATTGATTCTATGTTAAATGCCAGTGTGGATTTTCCACCTATTGCTAATCTGGATGAAAATAACTTCGAATCAATTATTAGTTTATTAGAACAAATGAGAGACGAATATATTAAAGAAGATTCTTTTCATATTCAAATTATTCAAACTTTATTGATGCAATTGTTTTATGTATGTGGTAGAATTTTTAAGGATTATCCTCGTGAAGATTATATCAAATTGTCTAGAAGCCACCATATTGCCCAGCTTTTTAAACAAAATGTTGATAAGCATTTTATAGAGAAAAGAACTATTCAAGAATATGCAGATTTGCTAAACATAAGTTCCAAGCATTTGGGCGAAATAGTAAAGCAGGAAACCCATGAATCGGCATTGAGAATTATTCATGAACGTATTTATCATGAAGCCTTATATATGTTGAATTATACGGCCATGAGCATTAAGGAAATATCTGAATATTTAAATTTCGATACCCCTTCTCATTTCACTAGATTCTTCAAACAAATTGCTGGATATACACCTACTGCATTTAAAAAAGCTGTTTAA
- a CDS encoding NADPH-dependent F420 reductase, whose protein sequence is MSKLKNNVASYAIIGFGNIGQALAKAFARKGIEVSVATTRDPESFAADAAAIGPTIISQKLQEAVKADVIFLATRFESHPDVAKVLPNWQGKTIVDVTNAYGVSPEDLGGQPSSRFVAQAFIGGRLVKGFNHLVAAILDQDPDVQGGRRVVFLASDDDNAAAEIGALAENLGFAPIKLGGLSEGGLLVQARGNSWGQLIFRDLVKFD, encoded by the coding sequence ATGAGTAAATTAAAAAACAACGTAGCAAGCTACGCAATTATCGGCTTCGGTAATATTGGCCAGGCTCTGGCTAAAGCGTTTGCCCGCAAGGGTATTGAAGTATCCGTTGCAACTACACGCGACCCAGAAAGCTTTGCGGCCGATGCGGCTGCAATCGGACCTACAATCATTTCCCAAAAACTGCAGGAAGCGGTCAAGGCGGACGTCATCTTTTTGGCTACCCGTTTTGAATCGCACCCAGATGTCGCGAAGGTGCTGCCCAACTGGCAAGGGAAGACTATTGTCGATGTTACCAACGCCTACGGCGTGTCTCCTGAGGACTTGGGAGGACAGCCTTCTTCTAGGTTTGTCGCACAGGCCTTCATTGGCGGTAGACTGGTTAAGGGTTTCAATCATTTGGTCGCTGCTATCCTTGACCAAGACCCGGATGTACAAGGTGGCAGGAGAGTCGTGTTTCTGGCGAGCGACGATGACAATGCTGCAGCGGAGATTGGTGCGCTTGCGGAAAATCTCGGCTTTGCACCAATCAAACTTGGCGGCCTTTCAGAAGGCGGACTGCTGGTGCAGGCACGCGGAAATAGCTGGGGCCAACTGATTTTTAGGGACTTGGTCAAGTTCGACTGA
- a CDS encoding DoxX family protein has translation MKKNKIIYWTTTGILGAMMLFSAYGYLTIEEMKAGFVHLGFPAYFRIELATAKFIGALALLIPFIPKRIKDAAYVGFAITFISAFIAHTSSGDPLSVAIMPLIFLGILVVSFIYSNKCVPIWQAMNSNSRKLSTLS, from the coding sequence ATGAAAAAGAATAAAATTATCTACTGGACGACAACAGGTATCCTTGGAGCTATGATGCTTTTTAGCGCCTACGGTTATTTAACGATTGAAGAAATGAAGGCTGGTTTTGTACATCTTGGCTTTCCGGCTTACTTCAGAATTGAACTGGCTACTGCAAAGTTTATTGGAGCACTGGCTTTGCTGATTCCTTTTATTCCGAAGCGAATAAAAGATGCGGCTTATGTGGGGTTTGCAATTACATTTATTTCAGCATTTATAGCGCACACCTCAAGCGGTGACCCTTTATCTGTCGCCATAATGCCATTAATATTTCTGGGTATCCTAGTAGTATCATTTATTTATAGTAATAAATGTGTTCCAATTTGGCAAGCAATGAATTCCAACAGCAGAAAGTTGTCAACATTATCGTAA
- a CDS encoding YceI family protein has translation METTKWLLDPAHSELTFKIKHLMISNVSGAFKNFSAKAETEGMDFSKANINLTAEMNSISTNNEQRDAHLRNSDFFEVEKFPQLKFTSTQIEQTDDESFNLHGNLTMKGITKPVKLTMEFNGIMKDPYGQEKAGFLVSGKINRSDWGINMNVALETGGLMLGEDVRIQCEVQFVRQGINVPVEV, from the coding sequence ATGGAAACAACGAAATGGTTACTCGACCCGGCACACAGTGAATTGACTTTCAAAATTAAACATCTTATGATCAGCAACGTTTCCGGGGCGTTCAAAAATTTTAGCGCAAAGGCGGAAACCGAAGGAATGGATTTCAGTAAGGCGAATATTAACCTCACAGCCGAAATGAATTCTATTTCTACCAATAATGAACAACGGGATGCCCACCTGCGCAATTCAGATTTTTTTGAAGTGGAGAAATTCCCTCAACTAAAGTTTACATCTACCCAAATTGAGCAAACAGACGACGAATCGTTCAACCTGCATGGCAATCTGACCATGAAAGGCATTACAAAACCGGTAAAGCTCACTATGGAGTTTAACGGAATAATGAAGGATCCATACGGACAAGAAAAAGCAGGGTTTTTGGTAAGTGGAAAAATTAATCGTAGTGATTGGGGAATCAACATGAATGTCGCACTGGAAACCGGCGGATTGATGCTCGGAGAAGACGTAAGGATCCAATGCGAGGTACAGTTTGTAAGGCAGGGAATCAATGTTCCAGTAGAAGTATAG
- a CDS encoding Crp/Fnr family transcriptional regulator, protein MFEIFRKYLKDKIILTNEDYGLIESVSLFKKLRKRQYLLQSGDISRFHAFVCKGFLRNYYVDEKGQEHIMHFAPENYWIGDRASMESGLPSKYDIDAIEESEILLLKKEDFEMIRKTIPAFNDFVNESLNKNVLVMQERIYVNISLSAEEKYSDFISKYPSISNRVPLHMIASYLGVSAETLSRVRSQSTKK, encoded by the coding sequence ATGTTTGAGATTTTCCGAAAATATTTAAAAGATAAAATTATTTTAACCAACGAGGATTATGGGTTGATTGAATCGGTTTCGTTATTTAAAAAATTGCGAAAACGACAATATCTTTTACAGTCGGGAGATATTTCCCGCTTTCATGCTTTTGTATGTAAAGGTTTTCTGCGAAATTATTATGTGGACGAAAAGGGTCAGGAACACATTATGCACTTTGCTCCCGAAAATTATTGGATCGGCGACAGGGCAAGTATGGAATCAGGACTACCTTCAAAATATGATATTGATGCCATTGAAGAAAGCGAAATTTTATTGTTGAAAAAGGAAGATTTTGAAATGATCCGCAAGACCATCCCCGCTTTCAATGATTTTGTAAATGAATCACTTAATAAAAATGTTTTGGTTATGCAGGAACGTATCTATGTCAACATATCTCTATCTGCTGAAGAAAAATATAGTGACTTTATTTCAAAATATCCTTCCATCAGTAATCGTGTGCCGCTGCACATGATTGCATCTTACCTCGGGGTTTCAGCTGAAACGTTAAGTAGGGTAAGGAGCCAATCCACAAAAAAATAA
- a CDS encoding cupin domain-containing protein, with protein sequence MIDNIIAVNENQGQHISVIGDSYRIIISGKQTEGAYAVIDMLVPPGGGPGPHSHADIHESFYIVEGEVDFKTEAGKYAAKKGSFVNIPKGGEVHCFKNTSDKTAHLLCTVIPAGLDEFFQKIGTPIAEDTFLPPPDLNEADLIKLKIIAEAYGQKLYPPNFLD encoded by the coding sequence ATGATAGACAATATAATAGCAGTAAACGAAAACCAAGGGCAACACATTTCTGTTATTGGCGACTCTTACCGAATCATTATTTCGGGTAAACAAACCGAAGGAGCTTACGCGGTCATTGATATGCTTGTGCCGCCAGGTGGTGGTCCCGGACCTCATTCTCATGCGGACATCCATGAGTCATTTTATATAGTAGAAGGAGAAGTTGATTTCAAAACAGAGGCCGGAAAATATGCTGCAAAAAAGGGTTCTTTTGTAAACATTCCCAAAGGTGGAGAAGTGCATTGTTTTAAAAATACAAGCGATAAAACAGCGCACTTATTATGTACGGTAATTCCTGCCGGACTTGATGAATTTTTCCAAAAGATAGGAACACCTATTGCAGAAGACACCTTTTTACCTCCTCCCGATTTAAATGAGGCGGACTTAATAAAGTTAAAAATAATTGCCGAAGCCTATGGACAAAAACTATATCCGCCCAACTTTTTAGATTAA
- a CDS encoding alkene reductase: MNKILSAFEKNGFSLKNHVVMAPMTRSRAINNIPNDLMTTYYGQRTGAGLIITEGTAPSPEALGYPRIPGIFSDAQVDGWKNITKAVHNGNSKIFLQIMHTGRIGHYDNLPPQTELVGVSNIKAAGQIHTDSIGKQDHSAPTALTTEGIKKVIEKYVAAAKNAMRAGFDGVEIHGANGYLLEQFLNPNINNRNDEYGGSIENRARLTIEVVTKVVAAIGKEKVGIRFSPFSTLGDLQAYDEAEVHETYYYLAAQMNRIGIQYIHISANPNIPLQTFDAIRSNFSNTIILSNGLTPETAEAALSKGFADIVAFGRSFLATPDFVTRIEMNAPLNELDFNTLYTADAIGYTDYPTLS, encoded by the coding sequence ATGAACAAGATTCTTTCCGCATTTGAAAAGAATGGTTTTAGCTTAAAAAACCATGTCGTAATGGCGCCTATGACGCGTAGTAGGGCAATTAATAATATTCCTAATGATTTAATGACAACTTACTACGGGCAACGGACAGGTGCAGGCTTAATAATTACTGAAGGTACTGCGCCAAGTCCTGAAGCCCTAGGCTATCCACGTATTCCAGGCATTTTTAGTGATGCTCAAGTCGATGGTTGGAAAAATATAACAAAGGCTGTTCATAATGGAAATAGTAAAATATTTCTACAGATAATGCATACTGGTCGTATTGGGCATTATGATAATTTACCGCCGCAAACGGAATTGGTAGGTGTTTCTAATATAAAAGCAGCAGGGCAAATTCATACCGATTCAATAGGTAAACAAGACCATTCAGCGCCAACTGCGTTAACAACAGAAGGTATAAAAAAAGTAATTGAAAAATATGTTGCTGCGGCTAAAAATGCAATGCGGGCAGGTTTTGATGGGGTGGAAATACATGGTGCAAACGGATATTTATTAGAGCAGTTTTTAAATCCTAATATTAACAACCGCAACGATGAATATGGAGGGAGCATTGAAAATAGAGCAAGATTAACCATTGAAGTAGTGACAAAAGTTGTAGCAGCAATTGGGAAAGAAAAAGTAGGTATTCGTTTTTCTCCTTTTTCTACATTGGGAGATTTGCAAGCCTATGACGAAGCCGAAGTTCACGAAACATACTATTACTTGGCGGCTCAAATGAATAGAATCGGAATCCAGTATATTCACATTTCAGCCAATCCAAATATTCCCTTGCAAACTTTTGATGCCATCCGTTCTAACTTTTCAAACACTATTATTTTATCTAATGGGCTTACACCAGAAACAGCGGAAGCTGCCTTAAGTAAAGGCTTCGCAGATATTGTTGCATTTGGCAGGAGCTTTTTAGCTACCCCTGATTTTGTAACGCGTATTGAAATGAATGCTCCCTTAAATGAATTAGATTTTAATACACTTTATACAGCCGATGCAATCGGTTATACCGATTATCCCACACTTTCATAG
- a CDS encoding helix-turn-helix transcriptional regulator, which produces MTFEFTANSDFDFLRDFGKKFKVPVIDNRLIIPKSLGEGSIRKVDFDENFRLLIHRYKFKQEFVFKRNAPLHRHDNIAIFFYNTEPPINLLTDNLTAYNQDSAIEIGSSDLSSLIRFPANKEIYFTVVGIKSTILSDLLRIKNPNAVLKTIIENKATFIYHENITLEVEKLLNQLSEINEQNQLDNFYYRIKVEELLYLLFSKLLDREAKRHSLINKTDIESLFAIQAAILADLSTPPKLNILAKMANMSETKMKLLFKQIFGDTIYNYYQKFRMEEAAFLLKHGGNTVSEVGYQLGFSNLSHFSKLFQKHYGNTPKKYTSVG; this is translated from the coding sequence ATGACTTTTGAATTTACTGCAAATTCAGACTTCGACTTTCTCCGAGACTTTGGAAAGAAGTTTAAAGTACCTGTTATTGATAATCGGTTAATAATTCCTAAATCATTGGGTGAAGGCAGTATTCGGAAAGTAGATTTTGATGAAAATTTCAGGTTACTTATTCATCGATATAAATTCAAGCAAGAGTTTGTATTTAAACGGAATGCTCCCTTACATCGACACGATAATATTGCAATCTTTTTTTACAACACAGAACCTCCTATAAACTTATTAACGGATAATCTAACAGCCTATAACCAGGATTCTGCTATTGAGATTGGCTCAAGTGATTTAAGCTCTTTAATTCGATTTCCTGCTAACAAGGAGATATATTTTACAGTGGTGGGTATAAAATCTACCATTCTCTCAGACTTACTCCGAATTAAAAATCCAAACGCAGTTTTAAAAACCATTATTGAAAATAAAGCAACATTTATTTACCATGAAAATATAACTTTAGAAGTGGAGAAATTGCTCAATCAACTTTCTGAAATTAATGAACAAAATCAATTAGATAATTTTTATTATAGAATAAAAGTGGAAGAACTCTTGTATTTATTGTTCAGTAAATTATTGGATAGAGAAGCGAAGCGGCATAGCCTCATCAACAAAACAGATATTGAAAGTTTATTTGCAATACAAGCTGCTATTCTTGCTGATTTAAGTACACCTCCAAAACTCAATATTCTTGCTAAAATGGCAAATATGAGTGAAACAAAGATGAAACTATTATTCAAACAAATTTTTGGCGACACCATATACAATTACTATCAAAAATTCAGAATGGAAGAAGCGGCTTTTCTCTTAAAGCACGGAGGAAACACAGTTTCAGAAGTTGGCTATCAATTGGGGTTTTCAAACTTAAGTCATTTCAGTAAACTCTTTCAAAAGCATTACGGCAACACGCCTAAAAAATACACTTCTGTCGGATAG